From Thalassococcus sp. S3, one genomic window encodes:
- a CDS encoding helix-turn-helix domain-containing protein yields MDDLIAPEDLPEYVPGQVLLSSDDQDWRGVSLRTYRYQGQDVEIPPMRDFMLVSYRTGITPMQRKFAGKWTQTVCGPGALSLLTRSEVSRWTWSEDVDVTHLYLSADLVSDVAIEMTGRAVHDVCLADVLNADDPVVSNAIAAVAREAASNDMGGALYVEAVARQVVIHLLRNYAAVRLAKPGRNAQFSPSQRRRIVEFIAANLHETLRLDTMAEELNLTPHSFSRHFKRSLGATPYSYVMQQRLERARSLLAGSAKSAKEIAAACGFSDQAHLTRLFARQFGVTPTAFRLGLNDRGP; encoded by the coding sequence ATGGACGATCTCATCGCGCCTGAAGACCTGCCCGAATACGTTCCGGGTCAAGTCCTGCTCAGTTCCGATGATCAGGATTGGCGGGGCGTATCCCTGCGGACCTACCGCTATCAGGGGCAGGACGTCGAGATACCGCCTATGCGGGATTTCATGCTGGTCTCATATCGGACCGGCATCACGCCCATGCAGCGCAAGTTCGCAGGGAAATGGACGCAGACGGTGTGTGGGCCGGGGGCATTGTCCCTTCTGACCCGGTCCGAGGTGTCGCGGTGGACCTGGAGCGAGGATGTCGATGTTACCCATCTCTATCTGTCGGCGGATCTGGTTTCGGATGTCGCGATCGAGATGACGGGCAGGGCCGTCCACGATGTCTGTCTCGCGGATGTTCTGAACGCCGACGACCCGGTCGTTTCAAACGCCATAGCGGCCGTCGCGCGAGAGGCCGCGTCCAACGATATGGGGGGCGCCCTTTATGTGGAGGCGGTGGCACGGCAGGTCGTGATCCATCTTCTGCGCAATTATGCCGCCGTTCGGCTGGCCAAGCCCGGGCGCAATGCACAGTTCAGCCCCAGTCAGCGTCGCCGCATCGTCGAGTTCATCGCCGCCAATCTGCACGAGACGTTGCGGCTCGACACCATGGCCGAAGAGTTGAACCTGACACCTCACAGTTTTTCGCGACATTTCAAACGCAGCCTTGGGGCAACACCTTATTCTTACGTGATGCAGCAACGTCTTGAGAGGGCGCGGAGCTTGTTGGCCGGTTCTGCCAAGTCAGCCAAGGAAATTGCCGCTGCGTGCGGATTTTCCGATCAGGCCCACCTCACGCGCCTCTTTGCGCGTCAATTCGGCGTGACCCCCACCGCCTTTCGTCTGGGCCTCAACGATCGGGGACCATAA
- the urtC gene encoding urea ABC transporter permease subunit UrtC gives MRRSFAARHPSVLIFIACLAVFTLGVTVLAEGFGIGVISTSFVKTLGKTLCLCLVALAMDLVWGYTGILSLGHMAFFGIGGYAIGMWLMYARTEIIVRDSLSAAPLPPTAQEISDGIATQIFGVVGASEFPPIWAFAHSLPLQLAAIVLVPGLLALVFGWLAFRSRVTGVYLSILTQAMTLALSLYLFQNDSGLRGNNGLSGLQNLPGLGHVPQSIISIAFLWASALALGLGYVLCAWVVSGKFGSVIRAIRDDEARVRFLGYSVEAYKLFIFTFTAVLSGIAGALYYPQAGIINPAEIAPIASIYLAVWVAIGGRGRLYGAVIGAAFVSLLSTWFTGGQAPDINLGFYRVQWVDWWTVLLGLSFVAVTLFAPRGIGGLLDLLARSRGFDPLRAEGGMARDTRSEQAGDR, from the coding sequence GTGCGCCGCTCTTTTGCCGCGCGTCATCCTTCTGTTCTGATCTTCATTGCCTGTCTGGCGGTCTTCACGCTTGGTGTGACGGTTCTGGCCGAAGGATTTGGCATCGGTGTGATCTCGACCTCCTTCGTCAAAACGCTGGGCAAGACGCTGTGCCTGTGCCTGGTGGCGCTCGCCATGGATCTGGTCTGGGGCTACACCGGCATCCTCAGCCTGGGTCACATGGCGTTCTTCGGCATCGGCGGCTACGCAATCGGCATGTGGCTGATGTATGCGCGCACGGAGATTATCGTGCGTGACAGCCTCTCTGCCGCGCCGCTTCCGCCCACCGCGCAGGAGATTTCCGATGGCATTGCCACGCAGATCTTCGGCGTTGTCGGTGCGTCCGAGTTTCCGCCAATCTGGGCCTTCGCGCATTCTCTGCCCCTTCAGCTTGCCGCGATTGTCTTGGTTCCCGGCCTGCTGGCGCTTGTGTTCGGATGGCTTGCCTTTCGCAGCCGCGTGACGGGCGTCTACCTGTCGATCCTGACACAGGCGATGACGCTGGCCCTGTCGCTTTACCTCTTTCAGAACGACAGCGGGTTGCGTGGCAACAATGGCCTTTCGGGTCTACAGAACCTGCCTGGACTTGGACATGTCCCCCAGTCCATCATCTCGATAGCCTTTTTGTGGGCGTCCGCTCTGGCCTTGGGACTTGGCTATGTTCTGTGTGCCTGGGTGGTCTCGGGCAAGTTCGGTTCGGTCATTCGGGCCATTCGCGACGATGAAGCCCGCGTGCGGTTTCTGGGATACTCGGTTGAGGCTTATAAGCTCTTCATTTTCACCTTCACCGCCGTGCTTTCAGGCATTGCCGGCGCGCTTTACTACCCACAGGCCGGCATCATCAACCCAGCCGAGATCGCGCCGATCGCGTCCATCTATCTGGCTGTCTGGGTGGCCATCGGAGGGCGTGGGCGCTTGTACGGTGCCGTGATCGGCGCGGCGTTCGTGTCGCTTTTGTCCACCTGGTTCACGGGAGGGCAGGCGCCGGACATCAATCTGGGCTTCTACCGGGTCCAATGGGTGGACTGGTGGACGGTCCTCTTGGGGCTTTCCTTCGTTGCGGTCACGCTCTTTGCGCCACGTGGGATCGGAGGTCTCCTCGATCTTCTTGCGCGGTCGCGTGGGTTCGATCCTCTTCGCGCGGAGGGCGGAATGGCGCGCGATACACGATCCGAACAGGCGGGTGATCGATGA
- the urtA gene encoding urea ABC transporter substrate-binding protein: protein MSRKLFSTAAAFVLAGAMPALADCPVKVGVLHSLSGTMAISETTLKDTMEMLIEQQNAAGGVLGCEIEAVVVDPASDWPLFAEKARELLTVHEVNVIFGNWTSVSRKSVLPVIEELNGLLFYPVQYEGEESSKNVFYTGAAPNQQAIPATDYFLEELEVEKFALLGTDYVYPRTTNNILESYLKSKGIAESDIFVNYTPFGHSDWSKIVADVVTLGADGKKVGVISTINGDANVGFYKELAAAGISADDIPVVAFSVGEEELSGLDTTNLVGHLAAWNYFQSADTEANAEWVEAWKARMGEERVTNDPMEAHYIGFNMWVNAATAAGTTDVDAVRTAMYGQEFPNLTGGTAVMLPNHHLAKPVLIGEIQDDGQFDIISQTEEVPGDAWTDFLPESAVLKSDWKELGCGMYNTATNTCVQIKSNY from the coding sequence ATGTCCCGAAAACTGTTTAGCACAGCTGCCGCCTTTGTCCTGGCCGGAGCGATGCCCGCTTTGGCCGATTGCCCGGTGAAGGTCGGTGTCTTGCACTCCCTGTCAGGGACGATGGCCATCTCGGAAACAACGCTTAAAGACACGATGGAAATGCTGATTGAACAGCAAAACGCGGCTGGCGGCGTTTTGGGCTGCGAGATCGAGGCCGTTGTGGTGGATCCGGCATCTGACTGGCCGCTCTTTGCCGAAAAGGCGCGGGAGCTGCTGACGGTTCACGAGGTAAATGTTATTTTCGGCAATTGGACGTCTGTCTCGCGGAAATCCGTTCTGCCGGTGATTGAAGAGCTGAATGGTCTTCTGTTCTATCCGGTGCAATATGAAGGCGAGGAAAGCTCCAAAAACGTCTTTTACACCGGTGCTGCGCCCAATCAGCAGGCTATTCCCGCGACCGACTATTTCCTGGAAGAGCTGGAGGTCGAAAAGTTTGCGCTGCTCGGCACGGACTACGTTTATCCGCGCACGACAAACAACATCCTCGAATCCTACCTGAAATCGAAAGGCATCGCTGAAAGCGATATTTTCGTCAATTACACGCCTTTCGGACATTCCGACTGGTCCAAGATCGTGGCTGACGTGGTGACCCTGGGTGCCGACGGTAAAAAGGTGGGTGTGATCTCCACCATCAACGGCGATGCAAATGTGGGGTTCTATAAAGAGCTTGCCGCGGCTGGCATCTCTGCCGACGATATTCCCGTTGTGGCATTTTCCGTCGGTGAAGAGGAACTCTCCGGCCTCGACACGACCAACCTTGTCGGTCACCTGGCCGCCTGGAACTATTTTCAGTCCGCCGATACCGAGGCCAATGCCGAATGGGTCGAGGCCTGGAAGGCCCGGATGGGTGAAGAGCGCGTGACGAACGACCCCATGGAGGCGCATTATATCGGCTTCAACATGTGGGTGAACGCGGCGACCGCGGCCGGCACGACGGATGTCGATGCGGTGCGCACAGCGATGTATGGGCAGGAGTTTCCGAACCTGACCGGCGGTACGGCGGTCATGCTGCCCAACCATCACCTTGCCAAGCCGGTTCTGATTGGCGAGATCCAGGATGATGGACAATTCGACATCATCTCCCAAACCGAGGAAGTGCCGGGGGACGCTTGGACAGATTTCCTGCCGGAATCTGCCGTGCTGAAATCCGATTGGAAAGAGCTGGGCTGCGGCATGTACAACACCGCAACCAACACCTGCGTGCAGATCAAGTCGAACTACTGA
- the urtD gene encoding urea ABC transporter ATP-binding protein UrtD, with the protein MSTLLEVSGVSVSFDGFKAINNLTFQIGEAEMRAVIGPNGAGKTTFMDIITGKTKPDEGRVIWGEKSISLLSLSESRIAREGIGRKFQRPTVFEDQTVSENLMLALKKERGPLAVLRFRASAQDADAVADLAEQIGLLAHLHRNAGELSHGQKQWLEIGMLLGQDPRLLLVDEPAAGMTPAEREHTTELLVEAARTRAVVVVEHDMEFVRRLGCKVTVLHEGSVLAEGSLDHVTADEKVIEVYLGR; encoded by the coding sequence ATGAGCACGCTTCTTGAGGTTTCCGGCGTTTCCGTCTCCTTCGACGGTTTCAAGGCGATCAACAACCTCACCTTCCAGATCGGCGAAGCGGAGATGCGGGCGGTGATCGGACCGAACGGTGCGGGCAAGACCACGTTCATGGATATCATCACTGGGAAAACGAAACCCGACGAAGGACGTGTGATCTGGGGTGAGAAGTCGATCTCTCTGCTGTCGTTGTCGGAAAGCCGGATCGCCCGGGAAGGCATCGGGCGGAAGTTTCAACGTCCCACCGTCTTTGAGGATCAGACCGTGTCTGAAAACCTGATGCTCGCTCTGAAAAAGGAGCGTGGTCCGCTTGCGGTCCTGCGCTTCCGCGCGTCTGCGCAGGATGCCGACGCGGTTGCGGATCTGGCCGAGCAAATCGGATTGCTTGCGCACCTGCATCGCAATGCCGGCGAGTTGAGCCATGGTCAAAAGCAGTGGCTTGAGATCGGCATGCTGCTTGGACAGGATCCGCGCCTTTTGCTGGTGGACGAGCCGGCGGCCGGCATGACGCCGGCGGAGCGTGAACACACCACCGAATTGCTGGTTGAGGCTGCACGGACGCGTGCGGTTGTCGTGGTCGAGCATGATATGGAATTCGTGAGGCGACTGGGCTGCAAGGTCACCGTTCTGCATGAGGGATCGGTGCTGGCCGAAGGCTCCCTGGACCATGTGACTGCGGATGAAAAAGTGATCGAGGTCTATCTTGGGCGGTAA
- the thiD gene encoding bifunctional hydroxymethylpyrimidine kinase/phosphomethylpyrimidine kinase — MIPNVLSIAGSDPSGGAGIQADIKSISANGGYAMAALTALTAQNTQTVHAVELVSPDMVRHQIEALCADIRIDAVKLGMLGDARIIETVADALQGLDAPLVLDPVMVAKSGDRLLAENAVSALRNHLLPRATILTPNLPEAADLLGEAEASNQLQMEHQARALLDLGAQTVLLKGGHLSDKHCPDLLALRERMEWLEGPRVDTKNTHGTGCTLASALATLLAKGHPVPEAARRAKAYVSDAIATSAALDVGLGNGPTHHFHALWSDQTAAST, encoded by the coding sequence ATGATCCCAAATGTTTTGTCCATTGCTGGATCCGACCCGTCTGGCGGCGCCGGTATTCAGGCCGACATCAAGTCCATTTCAGCAAATGGCGGTTATGCGATGGCGGCTCTTACAGCACTGACAGCACAGAATACCCAGACCGTGCATGCGGTTGAGCTGGTCTCTCCCGACATGGTCCGGCACCAGATCGAGGCGCTCTGCGCCGATATCAGGATCGACGCCGTGAAGCTTGGAATGCTGGGGGATGCGCGCATCATCGAAACCGTTGCCGACGCCCTTCAGGGTCTCGACGCACCCTTGGTTCTCGATCCGGTCATGGTGGCCAAATCAGGGGACAGGTTGCTGGCCGAAAACGCGGTGTCCGCCCTTCGCAACCACCTTCTTCCCCGGGCTACGATCCTCACACCGAACCTGCCGGAAGCGGCGGATCTTCTGGGGGAAGCCGAGGCCAGCAATCAATTGCAGATGGAACATCAGGCGCGCGCATTGCTGGATCTTGGCGCGCAAACGGTTTTGCTGAAAGGGGGGCATTTGTCGGACAAACACTGCCCCGATCTGCTGGCGCTGCGCGAACGCATGGAATGGCTGGAAGGCCCACGCGTCGACACCAAGAACACCCACGGAACCGGATGCACCCTCGCTTCGGCCCTCGCGACGCTGCTTGCCAAGGGACATCCCGTGCCCGAGGCCGCGCGGCGCGCCAAAGCCTATGTCTCCGACGCGATTGCGACCAGCGCGGCTTTGGATGTGGGTCTGGGCAACGGCCCCACACACCACTTTCATGCCCTCTGGTCAGATCAGACAGCGGCATCAACATGA
- the urtB gene encoding urea ABC transporter permease subunit UrtB, producing MRRLVRLWLGFVLMVFAGAAASVAQDTGAPIQMLLQEHREIIVKSSRKTIGPAINALAESGLEDAQVVLNRWQNKDMWVDKETGLFVFAERGDGDDLRTFDVAGGKEIGTASRRAYKQLKPNSGIRGLIAAALVQFQLTDPERATRVTALRAIERDAEPSHLTALRGAIDAETDSGLKARKMRLERLLTIRFDEDETARIQAIESFSGDLGVDVRAALNPLVATRIEVAEAAPDDAEALVIGAELSRDAAYAILVQRELAQPRILAGAVRETLIANLENGAVAGIEVAMLDTDAARLNAYEMLVRDGRAAPFVSDDDITTALDAVQFYRVYINAPVAVALAAQAALDRIELQVTLNQGADLALDALSLASIYFLAAIGLAITFGVMGVINMAHGEFIMMGAYTGYVVQLFVPDYTLSILLAIPLAFFVTFSAGVAMERLVIRWLYHRPLETLLATFGVSIALQQLAKNIFGTQARPLTAPGWLDGSLVINDIVSISYIRIAIFVMALLFLALFLFVMKRTRLGLEVRAVTQNPRMAASMGINPDKINMLTFGFGSGIAGIAGVAIGLYAKVTSEMGSDYIVQSFMTVVVGGVGNIWGTLLGATLVGSLQKVIEWLNPSNTLAAQTYMILFIILFIQFRPRGIIALRGRAAEA from the coding sequence ATGCGTCGTCTCGTCCGGCTGTGGCTGGGGTTCGTCCTGATGGTATTCGCCGGAGCGGCAGCGTCGGTCGCACAGGATACGGGCGCGCCGATCCAGATGCTTCTTCAGGAGCATCGCGAGATCATTGTCAAATCGTCCCGCAAAACAATCGGCCCCGCCATCAACGCCTTGGCCGAGAGCGGTCTGGAAGATGCGCAGGTTGTGCTGAACCGCTGGCAGAACAAGGACATGTGGGTCGACAAAGAGACCGGCCTTTTCGTCTTCGCCGAAAGAGGAGATGGAGACGACCTGCGGACATTCGATGTCGCCGGCGGGAAGGAAATCGGCACCGCGTCGCGGCGTGCTTACAAACAGCTCAAGCCGAATTCCGGCATTCGGGGGCTGATCGCGGCGGCCTTGGTTCAATTCCAGCTGACAGATCCTGAGCGGGCAACGCGCGTCACGGCCCTTAGAGCGATTGAAAGAGATGCCGAACCTTCTCATCTGACGGCCCTGAGAGGTGCGATTGATGCAGAAACCGATAGCGGCCTGAAAGCCCGTAAAATGCGGCTGGAGCGCCTTTTGACGATCCGGTTCGACGAGGATGAGACCGCACGTATTCAAGCGATCGAGAGTTTTTCCGGCGATCTGGGCGTTGATGTCCGCGCGGCGCTCAATCCGCTGGTTGCGACCCGGATCGAGGTTGCCGAGGCTGCACCCGATGATGCAGAAGCGCTGGTGATCGGCGCAGAGCTGTCACGGGATGCTGCTTATGCGATCCTGGTGCAGCGGGAGCTTGCACAGCCACGCATCCTTGCCGGAGCGGTGCGTGAGACGCTGATCGCCAATCTCGAGAACGGCGCCGTTGCGGGTATCGAGGTGGCGATGCTCGATACCGATGCGGCCCGTCTGAATGCGTATGAAATGTTGGTCCGCGATGGTCGCGCCGCCCCGTTCGTGAGCGACGATGACATCACGACGGCGCTGGATGCGGTTCAGTTCTACCGCGTCTACATCAACGCGCCGGTGGCCGTCGCTCTTGCAGCGCAGGCCGCGCTCGACCGGATCGAATTGCAGGTGACGCTGAACCAGGGAGCGGATCTGGCGCTCGATGCGCTGTCGCTGGCCTCGATCTACTTTCTGGCAGCCATCGGGCTTGCCATCACCTTTGGCGTGATGGGCGTGATCAACATGGCCCATGGCGAGTTCATCATGATGGGCGCCTATACCGGCTATGTCGTTCAGCTTTTCGTGCCGGATTATACCTTGTCGATCCTGCTGGCCATTCCATTGGCCTTTTTTGTCACGTTCTCGGCTGGCGTGGCGATGGAGCGTCTGGTCATTCGCTGGCTCTATCACCGCCCGCTTGAGACGCTCCTGGCCACATTCGGCGTCTCTATCGCCCTGCAGCAGCTTGCCAAGAACATCTTCGGCACCCAGGCCCGGCCTTTGACGGCGCCCGGCTGGCTCGACGGATCGCTGGTGATCAACGACATCGTGTCGATCAGCTATATCCGGATTGCGATTTTCGTAATGGCTTTGCTGTTTCTGGCGCTCTTCCTCTTCGTAATGAAACGGACGCGTCTGGGGCTTGAGGTGCGCGCCGTGACGCAGAACCCCCGTATGGCCGCGTCGATGGGGATCAACCCCGACAAGATCAACATGCTCACTTTTGGCTTCGGCTCAGGGATCGCGGGGATCGCAGGGGTGGCCATCGGGCTTTATGCCAAGGTGACGTCGGAAATGGGCAGCGATTACATCGTGCAAAGCTTCATGACGGTCGTGGTTGGCGGCGTCGGCAATATCTGGGGCACGCTTCTGGGGGCCACGCTGGTGGGCTCCTTGCAGAAGGTGATCGAATGGCTGAACCCGTCGAATACGCTGGCGGCGCAGACCTACATGATCCTGTTCATCATCCTTTTCATCCAGTTCCGGCCGCGCGGGATCATCGCGCTGCGCGGGCGGGCGGCGGAGGCATGA
- a CDS encoding serine hydrolase, giving the protein MRDFKATADKILDGLVEAEPGVPGVVAMLTNASGNVYEGAAGQRSMDQDAKMTSDTVFALFSTTKAITGTAILQLVEEGALDLDAPASTYAPDIAELQVIEGFDSSGNPILRAPKTEITTRMLMLHTAGLSYDFFSQTYKRLADEKDQPSVISGARAALKTPLLFDPGARWEYGSNMDWCGQVVERITGKRLGEVFQSRIFEPLGIEDMTFELTDPLRARLAGMHTRAEDGTLAPMPFELPSDPEVHMGGHGLYGTVDDYMKFIRMWLNDGRGPNGQVLKPETVDMAVKNHLGDLKVGMMYSANPAMTHDAEFFPGLSKSWALSFMVNDDEAPTGRPAGTIGWAGLANLFYWIDRQNGYGGFWATQILPFGDPVSFAGYLDFETSFYEQLRAAKAA; this is encoded by the coding sequence ATGAGAGATTTCAAAGCTACAGCCGACAAGATCCTGGACGGGCTTGTCGAGGCTGAACCGGGTGTTCCGGGCGTGGTTGCCATGCTCACGAATGCCAGCGGCAATGTCTATGAGGGGGCCGCGGGACAACGAAGCATGGATCAGGACGCAAAGATGACCTCCGATACGGTCTTTGCCCTGTTTTCTACGACAAAGGCCATAACCGGAACCGCGATCCTGCAACTTGTCGAAGAGGGCGCGCTTGATCTTGACGCGCCAGCCAGCACCTATGCACCCGATATTGCGGAGCTTCAGGTTATCGAGGGCTTCGACAGTTCAGGCAATCCCATCCTGCGCGCGCCAAAGACCGAGATCACGACGCGGATGCTGATGCTGCATACGGCCGGCCTGAGCTATGATTTTTTCAGCCAGACCTACAAAAGACTGGCCGATGAAAAGGATCAGCCCAGCGTGATCAGCGGCGCCAGGGCCGCGCTGAAGACCCCCCTGCTCTTCGATCCAGGCGCGCGCTGGGAATATGGCTCGAACATGGATTGGTGCGGGCAGGTCGTAGAGAGGATCACCGGAAAGCGGCTGGGAGAGGTCTTTCAAAGCCGCATCTTCGAACCGCTCGGCATCGAGGATATGACATTTGAGCTCACCGATCCTCTGCGCGCCCGTCTGGCGGGAATGCACACCCGCGCCGAGGACGGAACGTTAGCGCCTATGCCGTTTGAGCTGCCATCCGATCCCGAAGTGCATATGGGCGGTCATGGTCTGTACGGGACGGTCGACGATTACATGAAGTTCATCCGGATGTGGCTGAACGACGGGCGGGGTCCGAACGGCCAGGTGCTAAAGCCTGAGACCGTCGACATGGCCGTCAAAAACCATTTGGGCGATTTGAAGGTCGGCATGATGTACAGCGCAAACCCCGCCATGACCCATGATGCTGAGTTCTTTCCAGGACTGTCGAAATCATGGGCCTTGAGCTTCATGGTGAATGATGACGAGGCCCCGACCGGCCGACCGGCGGGCACAATCGGCTGGGCCGGTCTTGCAAACCTCTTTTACTGGATCGACCGCCAAAACGGGTATGGCGGTTTTTGGGCCACGCAGATCCTGCCCTTTGGCGATCCCGTTTCCTTTGCCGGATACCTCGACTTCGAGACATCCTTTTACGAGCAGCTTCGCGCCGCAAAGGCGGCCTGA
- a CDS encoding NAD(P)/FAD-dependent oxidoreductase — protein sequence MDQAETAAAASNGAAGKTHLDALVIGAGVAGLCQLHLLREQGLNVRAYDAASDVGGTWYWNRYPGARFDSEAYIYQYLFCEDLYKDWSWSERFPGQPEIERWMHYVTDKLDLRRDIQFSTRIESAHWDEKKERWQVRTSAGEEIETQFLISCTGMLSAPLTAPFPGQDSFQGEIFHTSRWPKEPVELAGKRVGVVGIGATGIQVIQTIASEVAQLKVFVRTPQYVLPMKNPKFGDAEVAGYKDRFEELRETLPKTFTGFEYDFEQEWADLTPEKRREVLEETYADGSLKLWLASFADMFFVEEVNAEISEFVREKMRERLPDARLRDLLIPTDYGFGTHRVPLESGYLEVYQRPNVEAVSVKENPIKAVVPEGLKLADGTVHALDVIILATGFDAGTGALTRMDMQGRDGRNVKDDWSRDIRTTMGLQIHGYPNLFLTGAPLAPAAALCNMTTCLQRQAHWIADCIGHVRANGKTVIEPTAETEEAWVQHHDETAGANLISKTRSWYVGSNVPGKPRRVLSYTGGTGAYHEKCDDVAASGYRGFAMH from the coding sequence ATGGACCAAGCAGAGACCGCAGCGGCAGCCTCGAATGGCGCGGCTGGCAAAACGCACCTAGATGCGCTGGTAATCGGAGCGGGCGTGGCGGGCCTGTGCCAACTGCACCTGCTGCGCGAGCAAGGCCTGAACGTGCGGGCCTACGATGCCGCATCGGATGTGGGGGGCACATGGTACTGGAACCGGTATCCCGGCGCACGCTTCGATTCCGAAGCCTACATCTACCAATATCTCTTCTGTGAAGATCTCTACAAAGACTGGAGCTGGAGCGAGCGTTTCCCCGGTCAGCCTGAGATCGAACGCTGGATGCATTACGTGACCGACAAACTCGATCTGCGCCGCGACATCCAGTTCAGCACACGCATCGAAAGCGCGCATTGGGACGAAAAGAAAGAGCGCTGGCAGGTGCGCACCTCAGCCGGAGAAGAGATCGAAACGCAATTCCTGATCAGCTGCACCGGCATGCTCTCGGCCCCACTCACGGCGCCCTTTCCGGGTCAGGACAGCTTTCAGGGAGAGATCTTTCACACCTCCCGCTGGCCCAAGGAACCGGTCGAACTGGCGGGCAAGCGCGTGGGCGTCGTCGGCATCGGGGCGACCGGCATTCAGGTCATTCAGACGATCGCAAGCGAGGTTGCGCAGCTGAAGGTGTTCGTGCGCACGCCGCAATACGTTCTGCCGATGAAGAACCCGAAATTCGGAGACGCCGAGGTTGCAGGGTATAAGGACCGGTTCGAGGAATTGCGCGAAACGCTCCCCAAGACCTTTACCGGCTTCGAATACGATTTCGAACAGGAATGGGCCGATCTTACGCCCGAGAAGCGTCGCGAGGTTCTGGAAGAAACCTATGCCGATGGCTCACTCAAGCTTTGGCTGGCCTCCTTTGCGGACATGTTCTTTGTCGAGGAGGTCAATGCCGAGATATCGGAGTTTGTGCGCGAAAAGATGCGCGAGCGGCTGCCCGATGCCCGGCTGCGGGATCTGCTGATCCCCACCGATTACGGCTTCGGCACACATCGCGTCCCGCTCGAAAGCGGGTATCTGGAGGTTTATCAACGCCCCAACGTCGAGGCCGTCAGCGTGAAGGAGAACCCGATCAAGGCTGTTGTCCCCGAAGGACTGAAACTGGCCGACGGCACGGTGCACGCGCTTGACGTCATCATCCTGGCCACGGGGTTTGATGCCGGCACCGGAGCGCTGACGCGTATGGATATGCAGGGCCGGGACGGTCGGAACGTGAAGGACGACTGGAGCCGTGATATCCGCACCACGATGGGCCTGCAGATCCACGGCTATCCGAATCTGTTCCTTACCGGCGCGCCCCTCGCACCCGCTGCCGCGCTTTGCAACATGACGACTTGCCTGCAGCGTCAGGCGCACTGGATCGCGGACTGCATCGGCCATGTGCGCGCCAACGGCAAAACCGTGATCGAGCCCACGGCGGAAACGGAGGAAGCCTGGGTGCAGCATCACGACGAAACAGCGGGCGCCAACCTGATTTCCAAGACCCGGTCCTGGTATGTTGGATCGAACGTTCCGGGCAAGCCGCGCCGGGTGCTGTCCTACACGGGTGGAACCGGCGCCTATCACGAAAAATGCGATGATGTGGCCGCCAGCGGCTATCGCGGCTTTGCCATGCATTGA